A single Polyangiaceae bacterium DNA region contains:
- a CDS encoding helix-turn-helix domain-containing protein translates to MESESVGQFLRKAREARNISLEEISRATRVPVLSVERIEADQFDELPGEVFVRGFLKSYARALDLEPDEVLARYTASRKVAWVTPLPLTSPGGSGRSRRFGVAIAFVLLLILFTLALSIVLKPREHDVPQELSRLSCPAAAAPMGQLRSLPDENSAILPLFPG, encoded by the coding sequence ATGGAGTCGGAGAGCGTCGGTCAGTTTCTGCGCAAGGCACGCGAAGCGCGGAATATTAGCCTCGAAGAGATTTCGAGAGCCACGCGCGTTCCTGTGCTCAGCGTCGAGCGAATCGAGGCTGATCAGTTCGATGAGCTGCCTGGAGAGGTCTTCGTTCGCGGCTTCCTGAAGTCCTACGCTCGCGCCCTCGATCTCGAACCGGACGAGGTGTTGGCTCGTTACACTGCGAGTCGCAAGGTCGCGTGGGTGACCCCACTCCCGTTGACGAGCCCCGGCGGTTCCGGGAGGAGTCGACGCTTCGGTGTAGCCATCGCGTTCGTGCTGCTCCTCATCCTCTTCACCTTGGCGCTCAGCATCGTGTTGAAGCCGCGAGAGCACGATGTGCCGCAGGAGCTTTCACGGCTCAGCTGCCCGGCTGCAGCGGCTCCCATGGGCCAGCTGCGCTCGCTCCCCGACGAAAATTCGGCAATTCTGCCGCTGTTTCCTGGCTGA
- a CDS encoding endo alpha-1,4 polygalactosaminidase — MRRLASALAVLLTTVGCSSVSNNPDDDSSGGSAGNESGGSGGSGAAGGSAGAAGSGGVGASGGVGGSAGAAGSAGTAGSAGTAGSAGTAGSGGGIWSPTPGTSWQWQLTGTLDTSVDVAMYDVDLFDTDASAVQSLHAAGRVVICYFSAGSREDWRSDANQFQAADYKNPLDNWPGETWLDVRSSNVRSIMQARLDLAVTKGCDGVEPDNVDGYSNSSGFPLTEADQLDYNRFLASEAHARGLSVGLKNALDLVPQLVGNFDWALNEECLSYNECSALAPFISANKAVFHVEYVDNPSEGSAKLGSVCGDATTSGFSTLVKQWDLDAWRLACP, encoded by the coding sequence ATGCGTCGACTCGCGAGTGCCTTGGCTGTGTTGCTTACAACGGTTGGATGCTCCTCGGTATCCAACAATCCTGACGATGACTCCAGTGGAGGTTCCGCGGGGAATGAAAGTGGCGGCAGCGGTGGCAGCGGCGCCGCTGGGGGTAGCGCAGGCGCCGCGGGGAGCGGTGGGGTAGGCGCGAGCGGCGGCGTGGGAGGCAGCGCAGGCGCCGCGGGAAGCGCAGGCACTGCTGGAAGCGCAGGCACTGCCGGCAGCGCTGGCACTGCCGGAAGCGGCGGGGGGATCTGGTCGCCGACGCCCGGCACCAGCTGGCAGTGGCAGTTGACCGGCACCTTGGACACCAGCGTGGACGTCGCGATGTATGACGTCGATCTCTTCGATACCGACGCCTCTGCGGTGCAGTCGCTCCACGCGGCCGGACGCGTCGTGATTTGCTACTTCTCCGCGGGGAGCCGCGAGGACTGGAGATCTGACGCGAATCAGTTCCAGGCTGCGGACTACAAGAACCCTCTAGACAACTGGCCGGGGGAGACGTGGCTCGACGTGCGCTCGAGCAACGTGCGCTCGATCATGCAGGCGCGACTCGACTTGGCGGTGACCAAAGGCTGCGACGGGGTCGAGCCCGACAACGTCGATGGCTACTCGAACTCGAGCGGCTTCCCGCTCACCGAGGCTGATCAACTGGACTACAACCGCTTCCTCGCCAGTGAGGCGCACGCGCGCGGCTTGAGCGTTGGCTTGAAGAACGCCCTCGACTTGGTCCCGCAGCTGGTCGGCAATTTCGACTGGGCGTTGAACGAGGAGTGCCTGAGTTACAACGAGTGCTCGGCGCTCGCGCCGTTCATCAGCGCAAACAAGGCCGTCTTCCACGTCGAGTACGTTGACAACCCGAGCGAGGGCAGCGCCAAGCTCGGCAGCGTGTGCGGTGACGCGACGACCAGCGGGTTCTCCACGCTGGTCAAACAGTGGGATCTGGACGCCTGGCGGCTCGCCTGTCCCTGA
- the recO gene encoding DNA repair protein RecO — protein MAMRSARGRTAHRSAALLLHSRVLGEADLILQFFTRDYGRISVIGRSARKSRKRFGGALEPFHQLSVEFDDRGPDAELGVLRDATVQLPRVGIVKHLENLELAGRGLAWVRHALPPRTPEPAAWRACGTLLDALNSSPPDVAPRVLAEFGFDLCECLGWALELDACVVCRRPCPEGQSAGISPARGGVVCRECGGAQRVLRGPTRMRLIGLGRGEHLETEDAESVIALVEDILRAHAGLD, from the coding sequence ATGGCGATGCGGAGCGCCCGCGGGCGCACTGCGCATCGCTCCGCCGCGCTGCTCTTGCACTCTCGGGTGCTGGGGGAGGCCGATCTGATCTTGCAGTTTTTTACGCGGGACTATGGTCGTATCAGTGTGATCGGTCGCTCCGCTCGCAAGAGTAGAAAGCGCTTCGGTGGGGCGCTGGAGCCGTTTCACCAGCTGAGCGTCGAGTTTGACGACCGAGGGCCCGACGCGGAGCTGGGTGTGCTGCGGGACGCGACGGTGCAGCTCCCGCGAGTGGGGATCGTGAAGCACCTCGAGAACTTGGAGCTAGCGGGTCGCGGGCTGGCTTGGGTGCGCCACGCCCTGCCGCCTCGCACACCCGAGCCCGCGGCGTGGCGGGCGTGTGGCACACTGCTCGATGCGCTGAACAGCAGCCCGCCTGACGTCGCGCCCCGAGTCCTGGCGGAGTTTGGTTTTGACCTTTGCGAGTGCCTGGGCTGGGCACTCGAGTTGGATGCTTGCGTCGTCTGCCGCCGACCCTGTCCAGAAGGCCAGTCTGCGGGGATCAGCCCAGCTCGAGGTGGCGTGGTCTGTCGTGAGTGTGGCGGGGCGCAGCGAGTGCTGCGCGGGCCGACGCGTATGCGGTTGATCGGCCTGGGGCGAGGGGAACACCTGGAGACGGAAGACGCTGAGTCCGTGATCGCCCTGGTCGAGGACATTTTACGCGCGCACGCCGGCTTGGATTGA
- the ysxC gene encoding ribosome biogenesis GTP-binding protein YsxC yields MTQSPAKARALPRITDAKFVAGATHESQLPPPTGIEIAFAGRSNVGKSSLMNHLMGRRNLVRTSSTPGCTRQLSFFEVGFTDQSLVTLVDLPGYGYARRSKTERKLWAELIEGYLLARPTLAVVCLLIDFRRGLEPDDEDLLKMLAEEPRVARPKLQTLVVATKLDKVAQAQRKPAMLKVGKAAGRKVLPFSVKDQEMADGLWAELRRRTGLGIPTEPSLPHPTP; encoded by the coding sequence GTGACTCAGTCTCCTGCCAAGGCGCGCGCGTTGCCGCGCATCACCGACGCGAAGTTCGTCGCCGGTGCGACCCATGAGAGCCAACTGCCGCCTCCGACGGGCATCGAGATCGCGTTCGCCGGGCGCTCGAACGTCGGCAAGAGCAGCCTGATGAATCACCTGATGGGGCGCAGGAACCTGGTGCGCACGAGCTCCACCCCGGGTTGCACGCGTCAGCTTTCGTTCTTCGAGGTGGGATTCACCGATCAGTCGCTGGTGACGCTGGTGGACTTGCCTGGGTACGGCTACGCGCGGCGCTCCAAGACCGAGCGCAAGCTTTGGGCGGAGCTGATCGAAGGTTACTTGCTTGCGCGCCCGACGCTCGCGGTGGTCTGCCTGCTGATCGATTTCCGTCGCGGCCTCGAGCCGGACGACGAGGATCTACTGAAGATGCTCGCTGAAGAACCGCGCGTCGCTCGACCGAAGCTCCAGACGCTGGTGGTCGCCACCAAGCTGGACAAGGTGGCGCAGGCGCAGCGCAAGCCCGCCATGCTCAAGGTGGGCAAGGCCGCTGGGCGCAAGGTGCTGCCGTTCTCCGTGAAAGATCAGGAGATGGCAGACGGGCTGTGGGCGGAGCTGAGGCGCCGCACCGGCCTTGGTATCCCTACGGAACCGAGCCTACCTCATCCAACCCCTTGA
- a CDS encoding YkgJ family cysteine cluster protein, with protein MSQRTIQYAYRDPLEVVWVGLLNELGYRLERSAEVFAAFDGQGTLTLCHGEHFDPDDSLAQMIFHELCHALVAGSAGLRAKDWGMQNDDERDLLLEQACHRLQATLAAEYGLRGFFGVTTDHRPYWDSLGSDPLRSTHPEDEPSIERARLGYQRATQGPWSEPLRRALTATKQIADAARAFADNNSLWKQTKALHALGVAVHGDPTLTCGACTWLWEAQCTRSAVRGDQPVLSPQAADAACERFEPRFADEECAACGACCREGFHRVELSAADSFAKRHLELVEQEGDVLFVPRPGGRCVALEVTDVGYRCRHYAERPTACADFELRGPACLEARRRVGLSD; from the coding sequence GTGTCCCAGCGCACGATTCAGTACGCCTATCGCGATCCGCTGGAGGTCGTGTGGGTCGGTCTGCTGAATGAGCTCGGCTACCGCCTGGAACGCAGCGCCGAGGTATTCGCCGCATTCGACGGCCAGGGCACCCTGACGCTCTGCCACGGTGAGCACTTCGACCCAGACGACAGCTTGGCGCAGATGATCTTCCACGAGCTCTGTCACGCCTTGGTGGCGGGGAGCGCTGGCCTGCGCGCGAAAGACTGGGGCATGCAGAACGACGACGAGCGCGATCTGCTGCTCGAACAGGCGTGTCACCGACTGCAAGCGACCCTGGCTGCGGAGTACGGTCTGCGTGGGTTCTTCGGGGTCACCACCGATCATCGGCCCTACTGGGACTCCCTCGGCAGCGATCCGTTGCGCTCCACGCACCCAGAGGACGAACCAAGCATCGAACGAGCGAGGCTCGGCTACCAGCGTGCGACCCAGGGCCCCTGGAGCGAACCCCTGCGCCGAGCCTTGACTGCGACCAAGCAAATCGCCGATGCCGCGCGTGCGTTCGCAGACAACAATTCCCTATGGAAACAGACCAAGGCGCTCCATGCGTTGGGTGTAGCCGTGCATGGGGACCCGACGCTGACCTGCGGCGCGTGCACCTGGCTGTGGGAGGCTCAGTGCACCCGCAGCGCGGTGCGCGGCGATCAGCCGGTGCTCTCGCCACAAGCCGCTGATGCGGCCTGCGAACGGTTTGAGCCCCGCTTCGCCGACGAAGAGTGTGCGGCGTGTGGTGCGTGTTGTCGGGAAGGCTTTCATCGCGTGGAGCTCAGCGCTGCCGACAGCTTTGCCAAGCGGCACCTGGAGCTGGTGGAGCAGGAAGGCGATGTCTTGTTCGTACCTCGTCCTGGCGGTCGCTGCGTGGCGCTAGAAGTGACGGACGTCGGCTACCGTTGTCGCCACTACGCAGAGCGCCCCACCGCGTGCGCCGACTTCGAGTTGCGCGGCCCCGCATGCCTGGAAGCGCGCCGACGCGTCGGGTTGAGCGACTAG
- a CDS encoding SGNH/GDSL hydrolase family protein gives MALKTWVWLGALALLGCSSDGEGSGGSGASGGGGGASGGAASGGAASGGAATGGTASGGAAAGGATTGGAAAGGAGNSGGAGNSGGAGAQGGASGAGSGGSAGGTGAPLKIVVLGSSTAAAKNLDQTAYGGDPSYKGWVALYTDALTAARPGSQVVSFALAGASTYDALPTGTPNTANRPPVDPQRNITRALAESPDAIIANYPSGGNLEVGGYSAKEIVDNLHTIANAAQAANIPIWISTSQPRNLQTTTMETIALSRSLSLAVLSDFGSRALDFWTPLTNSDGTANTQYQLTDGVHPNQQGHQLLFQVVQSADLPGVVAP, from the coding sequence ATGGCTTTGAAAACTTGGGTGTGGCTTGGTGCGCTCGCGCTGCTGGGGTGTTCCAGTGACGGTGAGGGAAGCGGCGGCTCGGGGGCGTCCGGCGGCGGTGGCGGAGCGTCTGGCGGAGCTGCTTCGGGTGGCGCTGCTTCAGGCGGCGCGGCGACCGGTGGCACTGCGTCGGGGGGCGCAGCAGCGGGAGGCGCAACGACCGGCGGTGCAGCGGCAGGTGGCGCCGGAAACTCAGGCGGCGCCGGAAACTCAGGCGGCGCCGGAGCTCAAGGGGGCGCCTCGGGGGCGGGCAGCGGAGGTAGCGCTGGCGGGACCGGTGCACCGCTGAAGATTGTGGTGCTTGGGTCTTCGACGGCGGCAGCCAAGAACCTCGATCAGACCGCTTATGGAGGGGACCCGAGCTACAAAGGCTGGGTGGCGCTCTACACCGATGCCTTGACTGCAGCGCGGCCAGGCTCCCAGGTCGTGAGCTTCGCCCTGGCGGGAGCGTCCACCTACGATGCGCTGCCCACGGGGACGCCCAACACCGCGAATCGGCCCCCGGTGGATCCGCAGAGAAACATCACGCGTGCTCTGGCCGAGAGTCCCGACGCCATCATCGCCAACTATCCGTCCGGTGGAAACCTGGAGGTCGGCGGTTACAGCGCGAAGGAAATCGTCGACAACCTTCACACCATCGCAAACGCCGCACAGGCTGCGAACATCCCGATCTGGATCTCGACGTCCCAGCCGCGCAACTTGCAGACCACCACCATGGAGACGATCGCCCTCTCGCGGTCGCTTAGCTTGGCGGTGCTGAGTGACTTCGGTTCGCGAGCCTTGGACTTCTGGACGCCGCTCACGAATAGCGACGGCACCGCGAACACGCAGTATCAGCTGACCGACGGAGTGCACCCGAATCAGCAGGGGCATCAGCTGCTGTTTCAAGTCGTGCAGTCCGCCGATCTGCCGGGTGTGGTGGCGCCGTAG
- the murJ gene encoding murein biosynthesis integral membrane protein MurJ has protein sequence MPTPTSDPSPEAGGAPSEAADKDVLAAVAETATADDAEAKTSGDEERRQITGRAGVVAAGTLASRGLGLVRDQVLAGIFTRAETDAFFVAFLLPNVLRQLLAEGAVQTAVLPVLAETREKQGEAEARRFFRAMRGLSLTILVVVSVAGVLGAPYLVELFAGGYHQYPGQFERTVTLARWVFPYIFFMGTAALGVAALNTYRRFVATSFAPALLNVAFIFFALALPGWLGASGYERILAMAFGALIGGVLQVIAQWPSLRAIGYFERPSFDFRHPGVRQALKRMGPVLIGVGVYYVDVILARRFLSELDLGSQSYFAYALRLCDFPQGIFVMALQTATLPSLALLFARGEREEVAKTFAYGMRLALFVGFAATAGVVGLAEPLVVLIFQRGEFDAQSAHETARSLMALGLHIWMVAAVRQLVAVFYAMGDTRTPVVVAAVDLAAFIILALLLRGPLGHVGVSLAVAGSSAVQMILLWYWLGKRLGHLGNFDILKSAARSALAALLAAGAAYWLANVVKSGVGSDWFSRLLPGLAGTTVFCAVFLSAARLLGSEELTAIGRPLLRRLRRRRA, from the coding sequence GTGCCAACACCCACGTCCGATCCGAGCCCCGAGGCGGGCGGCGCGCCCTCCGAGGCCGCCGACAAGGACGTTTTGGCCGCCGTTGCCGAGACGGCGACGGCGGACGATGCAGAGGCAAAGACGTCAGGTGATGAAGAGCGTCGCCAGATCACTGGGCGTGCCGGCGTGGTCGCCGCGGGCACCCTCGCGAGTCGCGGCCTCGGGTTGGTGCGCGATCAGGTGCTGGCTGGCATCTTCACCCGTGCGGAAACGGACGCCTTCTTCGTCGCGTTTTTGTTGCCCAATGTGCTGAGGCAGTTGCTCGCGGAGGGCGCGGTCCAGACGGCTGTGCTGCCTGTCTTGGCAGAGACTCGCGAGAAGCAAGGCGAGGCGGAGGCTAGACGATTCTTCCGGGCGATGCGCGGTCTGTCCCTCACGATCCTGGTCGTAGTGAGCGTCGCAGGAGTCCTCGGCGCACCGTACCTGGTCGAGCTCTTCGCTGGGGGCTACCACCAATATCCTGGTCAGTTCGAGCGCACCGTCACCCTCGCGCGCTGGGTGTTTCCCTACATCTTCTTCATGGGCACTGCGGCCCTTGGAGTTGCAGCGCTCAACACCTACCGACGCTTCGTCGCCACGAGCTTCGCTCCGGCGCTGCTGAACGTTGCGTTCATCTTCTTCGCGCTGGCGCTGCCGGGCTGGCTCGGGGCAAGTGGCTACGAGCGCATCCTCGCGATGGCGTTTGGTGCGCTCATCGGTGGGGTGCTCCAGGTGATCGCCCAGTGGCCCAGCCTGCGGGCGATAGGCTACTTCGAGCGGCCGAGCTTCGATTTCCGTCACCCGGGTGTGCGTCAGGCCTTGAAACGCATGGGACCGGTGCTGATCGGCGTTGGCGTGTACTACGTCGACGTCATCCTCGCGCGGCGATTCCTTTCGGAACTGGACCTGGGATCCCAGTCGTATTTCGCCTACGCGCTACGGCTCTGCGACTTTCCTCAGGGGATTTTCGTGATGGCGTTGCAAACCGCGACGCTGCCGAGCTTGGCGTTGCTGTTTGCCAGGGGCGAGCGGGAAGAGGTCGCGAAGACTTTCGCGTACGGCATGCGGTTGGCGTTGTTCGTGGGCTTCGCCGCGACAGCTGGCGTTGTGGGGCTGGCCGAACCGCTGGTGGTGTTGATCTTCCAGCGCGGCGAGTTCGATGCCCAGAGCGCCCACGAGACGGCGCGTTCGCTGATGGCCCTCGGGTTGCACATCTGGATGGTCGCTGCCGTGCGGCAACTCGTGGCGGTGTTCTACGCAATGGGCGACACGCGAACGCCCGTGGTCGTGGCAGCGGTGGACCTCGCGGCATTCATCATCCTGGCGTTGCTCCTGCGTGGGCCGCTGGGTCACGTTGGGGTGAGCTTGGCGGTGGCCGGCTCCTCCGCGGTGCAGATGATCTTGCTGTGGTATTGGCTAGGGAAGCGCCTTGGACACCTCGGAAATTTCGACATCTTGAAGAGCGCCGCGCGTTCGGCGCTTGCGGCGTTGCTCGCCGCGGGTGCCGCCTACTGGCTCGCGAACGTGGTGAAGTCGGGAGTTGGCAGCGACTGGTTCTCGCGGCTCTTGCCTGGCTTGGCCGGGACCACTGTGTTCTGTGCGGTGTTCCTCTCGGCGGCGCGCTTGCTCGGCAGTGAAGAGCTAACAGCCATTGGGCGCCCGTTGCTGCGGCGCTTGCGTCGGCGCCGAGCCTAG
- the tsaB gene encoding tRNA (adenosine(37)-N6)-threonylcarbamoyltransferase complex dimerization subunit type 1 TsaB, with product MPQRVLAFETSTRRGSCALWEGDRLAWGGSHERLNAHGEELPKLLEQCMAETGWSRGSLDRIAVGIGPGSFTGLRVGIALAQGIALGLGRPLVGIGSLEALAAEAPGVLRVALIDARRGELFVQAFDPGGQPLHEPVAKPRAEVSDWVLKQLTETPQWLGEPASELGLGVSTALPEAVRVAALAVGREAQAFEPLYVRAADAIKPDLPPSPLG from the coding sequence GTGCCTCAGCGAGTCCTGGCTTTCGAGACGTCCACCCGGCGCGGGTCTTGCGCCCTGTGGGAAGGCGACCGCTTGGCCTGGGGCGGGAGCCACGAGCGCCTCAACGCACATGGTGAAGAGCTGCCGAAGCTGCTGGAACAGTGCATGGCGGAAACAGGCTGGAGCCGCGGGAGCCTCGATCGCATTGCGGTTGGGATCGGCCCCGGATCTTTCACTGGGCTGCGTGTAGGCATCGCACTGGCGCAGGGGATCGCGCTGGGGCTCGGCCGGCCCCTCGTCGGCATCGGGTCCCTCGAGGCGCTCGCCGCTGAGGCGCCGGGGGTGCTGCGGGTGGCGTTGATCGACGCGCGCCGGGGCGAGCTGTTCGTTCAGGCGTTTGACCCAGGTGGTCAGCCGCTGCACGAACCCGTCGCGAAGCCCCGCGCTGAGGTCTCCGATTGGGTGCTCAAGCAGCTCACGGAAACGCCGCAGTGGCTAGGTGAGCCCGCGTCGGAGCTTGGGCTCGGCGTGTCCACTGCGCTGCCCGAAGCCGTCCGGGTGGCCGCGCTGGCGGTTGGGCGCGAGGCGCAAGCTTTCGAGCCGCTCTACGTGCGCGCAGCCGACGCAATCAAGCCTGATTTGCCTCCCAGTCCCCTCGGTTGA
- a CDS encoding protein phosphatase 2C domain-containing protein, whose amino-acid sequence MTIIVPHFDFRIDFGVAEDQGRRRETLEDAHLVLPEISLFAVADGMGGHAGGEVAAQLALEEVESAIRGGRAQRIIQAYVSKPGLDARRRVFACLKQAVERANRRVREEATKRPELTGMGTTLDIAWLARDRAFLAHAGDGRMYLARANAMLQITQDHAQLESLKASGAVHAGAKPTAQNRLLNAVGLQDTVTVDTLFVELDRGDRLLLCSDGVHGQIESEARLAELVRRGAPRKAAKALVETAGVLGKDNSTAVIVAVGERFVRRPGSDRGLAARDLEGARSSPLLSGLPLPLVLATLSAGVEIELEQGEIVPRAVTNDLVAYIVLEGIVRFAEGREVGAGALLFPESLVEVNSRDPLPQVRSDARLLRLRADDFQEVCAADPELSSQLYRRLARHLARLGPQRAAPKATKTPLPTAPPASERMEVNIPPLSPPGLGPRKA is encoded by the coding sequence GTGACGATCATCGTGCCCCACTTCGACTTCCGAATCGATTTCGGGGTGGCAGAAGATCAGGGGCGTCGTCGGGAGACGCTCGAGGACGCGCACCTCGTGCTGCCGGAAATCTCGCTGTTCGCGGTGGCGGACGGGATGGGAGGGCATGCGGGAGGCGAAGTCGCCGCGCAGCTCGCCCTCGAGGAAGTGGAGAGCGCGATCCGTGGTGGACGCGCTCAACGCATCATCCAAGCCTACGTGTCGAAGCCAGGCCTGGACGCACGGCGACGGGTGTTCGCGTGCTTGAAGCAAGCGGTCGAGCGCGCGAACCGTCGCGTGCGCGAAGAAGCCACCAAGCGCCCTGAACTCACTGGCATGGGCACCACGCTGGACATCGCATGGCTCGCGCGCGATCGCGCCTTCCTGGCGCACGCCGGAGACGGTCGCATGTACTTGGCGCGCGCCAACGCGATGCTGCAGATCACGCAAGATCACGCCCAGCTCGAGTCACTCAAGGCGAGCGGCGCGGTGCACGCGGGCGCCAAGCCCACGGCCCAGAATCGGCTGCTCAACGCGGTTGGACTGCAGGACACGGTGACCGTCGACACGTTGTTCGTTGAGCTCGACCGGGGGGATCGGCTGCTGCTGTGCAGCGATGGCGTGCACGGCCAGATCGAGAGCGAAGCGCGACTCGCGGAGCTCGTTCGGCGAGGCGCGCCGCGCAAGGCTGCGAAGGCGCTGGTGGAGACCGCCGGCGTGCTGGGTAAAGACAACTCCACGGCGGTGATTGTCGCTGTGGGTGAGCGCTTCGTGCGGCGTCCTGGCAGCGACCGCGGCCTCGCTGCGAGAGACCTCGAAGGCGCGCGCTCGAGTCCGCTGCTTTCAGGATTACCCCTGCCGCTGGTGCTGGCAACGCTCTCGGCTGGAGTGGAGATCGAACTCGAGCAGGGAGAGATCGTGCCGCGTGCCGTGACCAACGACTTGGTCGCGTACATCGTGCTCGAGGGCATCGTGCGCTTCGCCGAGGGCCGTGAAGTGGGCGCCGGCGCGTTGCTCTTCCCTGAGTCGCTGGTGGAAGTGAACAGTCGCGACCCGCTGCCCCAGGTGCGCTCCGATGCGCGGCTCTTGCGACTTCGTGCCGACGATTTCCAAGAAGTGTGCGCTGCGGACCCTGAGCTCTCGAGCCAACTCTACCGGCGCTTGGCGCGACATCTGGCCCGGCTTGGCCCTCAGCGTGCAGCTCCCAAGGCTACCAAGACACCGCTCCCCACGGCGCCGCCCGCGTCCGAGCGCATGGAGGTCAACATCCCTCCCCTCAGTCCTCCGGGGCTTGGCCCGCGCAAAGCGTGA
- a CDS encoding Crp/Fnr family transcriptional regulator: MDGSPDVLDQERLLSRFGRRFGAGEVIFSEGDAATHAFLLQEGRVRLIKRVGAVERSLRVVRPGDLFGESALLQGAPRNSTAVALSDGAVLALDHDTFQHVLSSNPAVGTRVLHQLIRRLRDAEDQIEILMLRDSQSKVVVALLKQAQHALGSRGSPDGSVNLSVSPLDLSVRVGLDVDTVKRTVQQLREAGYVSIVDESIEIPDAEALRELYNLLGVKDQIRGMAPEPRR, translated from the coding sequence ATGGATGGCTCACCCGACGTCTTGGATCAGGAACGGCTGCTCTCGCGGTTTGGCCGCCGCTTCGGCGCTGGCGAGGTGATCTTCAGCGAAGGGGATGCGGCGACCCACGCCTTTTTGCTGCAAGAGGGCCGGGTCCGCTTGATCAAGCGCGTGGGTGCGGTCGAGCGCAGCCTGCGCGTCGTGCGTCCAGGCGATCTGTTCGGGGAGTCGGCTCTGCTCCAAGGTGCGCCGCGCAACTCGACGGCCGTCGCGCTCAGCGATGGCGCGGTGCTCGCTCTGGACCATGACACCTTCCAACACGTGCTCAGCTCGAACCCTGCAGTTGGCACCCGCGTGTTGCACCAGCTGATCCGCCGCCTGCGAGACGCCGAGGATCAAATCGAAATCCTCATGCTGCGGGACTCGCAGTCCAAGGTAGTGGTCGCGCTGCTCAAGCAAGCGCAGCACGCCCTCGGCAGCCGCGGGAGCCCGGATGGCAGCGTGAATCTCAGCGTTTCCCCACTGGATTTGTCGGTGCGGGTTGGTCTCGACGTGGACACGGTGAAGCGCACCGTGCAGCAGCTGCGCGAGGCCGGCTATGTGAGCATCGTCGACGAGAGCATCGAGATCCCGGACGCCGAGGCGCTCAGGGAGCTGTACAACCTGCTGGGCGTGAAAGATCAGATCCGGGGCATGGCGCCCGAGCCCCGGCGCTAG